In a genomic window of Strix aluco isolate bStrAlu1 chromosome 3, bStrAlu1.hap1, whole genome shotgun sequence:
- the TLR5 gene encoding toll-like receptor 5, whose translation MLHQQLVLVFGISLASDICAFKSCYSEAQVSLYYFCNLTDIPLVPKDTVKLLLTFNYIRQVTATSFPLLEHLLLLEIGMQYGYPVTTGKGAFRNLPNLRLLDLGYNRILQLDLDAFVGLPSLTVLRLFQNYLGDSILEKRYFQDLSSLEELDLSGNQITKLQPHPLFYNLTVLKTVNLKFNKISNLCESNLTSFQGKHFLFFSLSSNNLYKTDEIAWAKCPNPFRNITFNSLDLSDNGWTTEKVQYFCRAIKGTQIGSLVFSSHTMGSGFGFNNLKNPDNDTFAGLARSDLHLLDISNGYIFSLNSLIFQSLSNLELLNLFKNKINQIQRQAFFGLGNLKTLNLSSNLLGELYDYTFEGLYSVMYIDLQQNHIGMIGEKSFSNLVSLKIIDLRDNAIKKLPSFPHLTSAFLGDNKIMSIADTKIAATHLELERNWLANLGDLYILFQVTDVQYIFLKQNRFSYCVKSDNVIENNQLIYMDLGENMLQLVWERDLCLDVFRPLSKLQVLHLNNNYLSALPQEIFRGLTSLKRLNLASNQLFHLSPGLFPQSLTNLNLSGNQLFSPEPEVFMTLSILDITHNKYVCDCTLKSLLVWLNETNVTLAGSQSDRYCVYPPAFAGVPLTSLTYDDCSEDELQQTLRFSVFLFTAITLLMFLMAVIIFTRCRGICFVWYKTITKKIIGSHPQVADKSEYRYDAYLCYSKNDFEWVQNSLLKHLDSQYFDKNRFTLCFEERDFLPGEEHINNIRDAIWNSRKTICIVTRQFLKDGWCVEAFNFAQSRYFCDLKDVLIMVVVGSLSQYQLMKHKPIRNFLQRSRYLRWPEDYQDVDWFLNNLSCQILKEKKVRRKASGIELPTVATLSH comes from the coding sequence ATGTTACATCAACAGCTAGTACTTGTCTTTGGAATATCACTAGCTAGTGATATATGTGCATTTAAAAGCTGTTATTCAGAAGCCCAAGTCTCCCTATATTATTTCTGCAACCTCACAGATATTCCACTTGTGCCAAAGGATACAGTGAAGCTTTTGCTAACTTTCAACTATATCAGACAAGTGACTGCAACTTCATTTCCTCTGCTGGAGCACTTGTTGCTGTTGGAAATCGGAATGCAATATGGCTATCCTGTTACTACAGGAAAAGGAGCTTTCAGGAACCTGCCAAACCTTCGTCTCTTAGACTTGGGATACAATAGGATTCTTCAACTGGATCTTGATGCTTTTGTGGGCTTGCCGAGTCTGACTGTACTCCGTCTGTTTCAGAACTACCTTGGAGACTCCATCCTGGAGAAACGTTACTTTCAAGATTTGAGCTCGTTAGAAGAATTGGATCTTTCAGGGAACCAAATCACAAAACTTCAGCCTCATCCCTTATTTTATAACCTAACAGTCTTGAAAACTGTGAACCTGAAATTCAACAAGATATCCAACCTGTGTGAAAGCAATCTTACCAGCTTCcaaggaaaacactttttattttttagcctCAGTTCTAATAATTTGTACAAGACAGATGAAATAGCCTGGGCCAAATGCCCAAATCCTTTCAGAAATATTACGTTTAACTCACTAGACCTTAGTGACAATGGCTGGACCACAGAGAAAGTCCAATATTTCTGTAGAGCCATTAAAGGGACTCAAATTGGTTCTTTAGTATTTAGCTCTCATACAATGGGTTCGGGATTTggctttaataatttaaaaaatccagatAATGATACATTTGCAGGGCTAGCAAGAAGTGATCTTCATTTGCTTGATATTTCAAATGGTTACATTTTCTCTCTCAATTCTTTAATCTTTCAAAGCCTCAGTAATCTGGAATTGCTGAACCTTTTCAAAAACAAGATAAATCAAATCCAAAGGCAAGCATTTTTTGGCTTAGGAAACCTGAAAACTCTCAATCTCTCAAGTAATCTTTTAGGTGAGTTGTACGATTATACTTTTGAGGGTCTATATAGTGTAATGTATATTGATTTACAGCAAAATCATATTGGGATGATTGGTGAAAAATCATTCAGTAACTTAGTAAGTCTGAAAATAATTGATCTCCGAGACAACGCCATTAAAAAACTCCCTTCCTTTCCACATCTGACCTCTGCCTTTTTAGGTGACAATAAGATAATGTCTATAGCTGACACAAAAATAGCAGCGACACACCTTGAATTAGAAAGAAATTGGTTGGCAAACCTGGGTGACCTGTATATTCTTTTCCAAGTTACAGATGTGCAGTATATCTTCTTAAAACAGAATCGCTTCTCTTACTGTGTGAAAAGTGATAATGTTATAGAAAACAATCAGCTAATCTATATGGATCTAGGTGAAAATATGTTACAGCTTGTGTGGGAGAGAGATTTATGTTTGGATGTGTTCAGGCCACTGTCCAAACTTCAGGTTCTACATCTGAATAACAACTACCTTAGTGCTCTTCCACAGGAGATTTTTAGAGGTCTAACATCTCTGAAAAGACTTAATCTAGCTTCCAATCAATTGTTTCATCTTTCTCCTGGGCTTTTCCCACAAAGCCTAACAAACCTAAACTTATCTGGAAAccagcttttttcccctgagcCTGAAGTCTTCATGACTTTGAGTATTTTGGATATAACACATAATAAGTATGTCTGTGATTGTACTTTAAAGAGCCTACTAGTGTGGCTAAATGAAACCAATGTAACCCTAGCTGGCTCACAATCTGACAGGTACTGTGTATACCCACCTGCATTTGCAGGGGTACCACTGACGTCTCTGACATACGATGATTGCAGTGAAGATGAACTCCAGCAGACACTCAGGTTCTCAGTATTCCTCTTTACTGCCATCACTCTTCTCATGTTTCTCATGGCAGTCATCATTTTTACTCGCTGTCGGGGGATTTGTTTTGTCTGGTATAAAACTATCACCAAAAAAATAATAGGCAGCCATCCACAAGTAGCAGATAAAAGCGAATACAGATATGATGCATATTTGTGCTACAGCAAAAATGACTTTGAATGGGTCCAGAATTCTTTGCTAAAGCACCTGGATTCACAGTATTTTGATAAAAACAGATTTACGTTGTGCTTTGAGGAAAGAGATTTCTTGCCTGGGGAAGAACATATCAATAATATTCGTGATGCCATttggaacagcaggaaaacaatTTGCATTGTGACCAGGCAGTTTCTCAAAGATGGGTGGTGTGTGGAAGCCTTTAATTTTGCCCAGAGCAGGTACTTTTGTGATCTGAAAGATGTCCTCATTATGGTAGTGGTTGGGTCACTTTCTCAATATCAACTGATGAAACATAAACCAATTCGAAACTTTTTACAAAGGAGTCGATATTTGCGGTGGCCTGAAGATTATCAAGATGTAGACTGGTTTTTAAATAACCTTTCTTGccaaattctgaaggaaaaaaaagtgcgaAGGAAAGCCAGCGGTATAGAGCTGCCGACTGTAGCAACACTCTCACATTGA